In the genome of Zobellia nedashkovskayae, the window GAAAAAATAATCGCCATCAGGCTTGTAGATTTGTACATATTCATTGGCCTGTTGTGGAATTAATGGCTTTTCTTTAGCATAGGTTCCTATATAAGAAAGTAAAATGGAAAGGAATATATATGCTAGTTTTCATTTAATTGTTTTGTTCCATTATTCACACGCTCACGCTGTTTGGCATTCAGACCATGCTCTAATAAATACTCGAACTTAGGAGTGTTATGGTGGCGTTTCATTTGCTGGTCATCAACATCTAGGCTAAGGTCGCAATCAAAACGGACTAATACCACATGGTTTTTTTTCCAGTCGCGCGTAGGGTTGGCAAAATGTGAAATTCCCCAAGTAATTCCACGACCATCTTTGGTATCTGTAAAAGCATCGGCAACGAAAGGTCCTCCGGCATCTGGCATCATTTCTACCATAGAAGCGATTTCAAAATTTACCCAATCTTCGGCATATTGTATGGTATTGGCCTCATTACCATCTCTAATGGCAAAAGCGGCTACCCCTTTTTTAAATGGAAATAAAGTGGTCTCGTGTCCTGAATTTAGTATAGGGTTCAAACGATGTTTTGTAAACGGACCTAACGGATCATCTGCAAAGGCAAGACCGTGCATACGTACATTGTTCTTACCGTTAACTTTACCAAAATCTGATTTGTAGTATAGGTATATCTTACCGTTGTGTACTATAGGGTAGGGGTCGTGAATTGAAAACTGGTCCCAAGAACCGGGTGCGCCGTTAGGTATTACTTCTTTCTTAAAAGGTGTCCAAGGACCGTTTGGAGAATCGGCATAAGAAACTGCGACCGGACAATTGTCTCCGCCACTTTTTCCGGGTGCTTCGGAAAAAGCTTGGTAGTATAAATAGTATTTCCCTTTCCACTTTAAAATATCGGTCGTGGTAACCGAACGCCAACCTACTTGTGGTTTTGGAGGCCTAGGAATCGCAACACCTTGCTCTTCCCAAGTAAACCCGTCTTTTGATGTCGCGTAGAAAATATCGGCTAAATCCCAATCTGCAGAGGGAATAGTGTCATTAGATTCTTCAACCCTTGGAATGCCTACTGGAGCTACAGGGGTTTCACGGTGAGTGTACCATATATAATATTGGCCATTTTCAAAAATCACTTTGGAAGGGTCACGGCGAGAAATAGTACCGTCATTACCGTTGTAATCAAAGCCTTTGAGCTCTGTATATTTAAACTGGGTATACAACTCATTGCTTTCCTGACGAGGGCCTAAATAATTATCATAATTACGGTTTAATGCGGCACTTAAGGGTCTATTCGGTTTTTCTTCTGGTAGATCAAAGGGAAAAGCTTTTTTTTGACTGTATGAAGTAAGAAAACCGCTTAGGGCCAATAGTGTAAAAATAATTCGTTTCATAATTCTGTTCTTATATCAGGTTTTTGGATTTTATGGTTTGGTTGGCTAAACTTTTTATTTTGTAAAATTGATGTAGATTGTACTTGTGTCTAAAACCTTCTTTTTATCTCCGCCTTTAGGTTTAATATTTGCCGTTAGTTTATAGGTTGTGTCTTCCATTAATTCCGACTCTAATTTTATAGTATAAGATAGGTATGCGTAGCCTGCATAGGCCTGTAGTGTTGTTTCAAGTATTTTTTCGTCTTTAGAATTGAATAATTTTAGCTCTATTTCTCGGTCTTTATTTGCTTGGTAGGTAAGGGGAATTTCAACAGTGTTCGACTCTTTTTGAGAGATCATGGCCGCATTGAACGATACATTTTCATTATAAAGTTTCAATCTGCTTTTAAACACGGCATTGGAATCATTGGCATCTACCAGTTTATAAGCCCTAACCCAATCATAGTACACTGTGTTTTTGCTTGGGTCGTTTAATTCCTCGGCAGTAGGAATTTCTATCCACGGAAAAGGATAGGTTTCACTCACTAAACGCATATACATAGGTTGGTCAAAAGGCTTATCCTTTACCTTGTCATAAAATTTTTGGTGTTTGGGTACCCGGTTGTTATAGTAGTAGCTGGCCGTACTTTCGTTTTGCCACCATCCACCGTAAATATTAAAATCTTCGGAGGTAAGTTTACTGTCTTCAAATTTTACTTGTGGGGCTCTGTAATCATGTTTTTCGCCATTGCAGTCCGTATACC includes:
- a CDS encoding family 16 glycosylhydrolase, with protein sequence MIIRIAFLIFTFTTGNLFAQAPPETPISPEQESRQGPPKPPMGKRWVLNPDFSDEFNGTELDTTKWYDHHPTWIGRPPGLFMASQVSVGDGFLKMTSKKLEKDTIVHAYGRDITFNVGGAAVVSKKSTQFGYYECRVKAAATTMSTTFWFSSSNNFTGPNDCDKYGLEWDIHESIGREGDFSGSYFASGMHSNAHFWYTDCNGEKHDYRAPQVKFEDSKLTSEDFNIYGGWWQNESTASYYYNNRVPKHQKFYDKVKDKPFDQPMYMRLVSETYPFPWIEIPTAEELNDPSKNTVYYDWVRAYKLVDANDSNAVFKSRLKLYNENVSFNAAMISQKESNTVEIPLTYQANKDREIELKLFNSKDEKILETTLQAYAGYAYLSYTIKLESELMEDTTYKLTANIKPKGGDKKKVLDTSTIYINFTK
- a CDS encoding glycoside hydrolase family 117 protein, translated to MKRIIFTLLALSGFLTSYSQKKAFPFDLPEEKPNRPLSAALNRNYDNYLGPRQESNELYTQFKYTELKGFDYNGNDGTISRRDPSKVIFENGQYYIWYTHRETPVAPVGIPRVEESNDTIPSADWDLADIFYATSKDGFTWEEQGVAIPRPPKPQVGWRSVTTTDILKWKGKYYLYYQAFSEAPGKSGGDNCPVAVSYADSPNGPWTPFKKEVIPNGAPGSWDQFSIHDPYPIVHNGKIYLYYKSDFGKVNGKNNVRMHGLAFADDPLGPFTKHRLNPILNSGHETTLFPFKKGVAAFAIRDGNEANTIQYAEDWVNFEIASMVEMMPDAGGPFVADAFTDTKDGRGITWGISHFANPTRDWKKNHVVLVRFDCDLSLDVDDQQMKRHHNTPKFEYLLEHGLNAKQRERVNNGTKQLNEN